A single window of Colletes latitarsis isolate SP2378_abdomen chromosome 11, iyColLati1, whole genome shotgun sequence DNA harbors:
- the LOC143348539 gene encoding acyl-CoA-binding protein homolog, translating to MSVDEKFQAAVDGVKLLTKRPTDQEFLELYGLYKQATEGNVNTPRPGMLELKAKLKWDSWKSKEDMSQNDAKEAYVKLVETLTAKYK from the exons ATGTCCGTCGATGAG AAATTCCAGGCAGCAGTGGACGGTGTGAAACTTCTCACTAAACGTCCCACGGACCAAGAATTTTTAGAACTTTACGGATTATATAAACAAGCGACGGAGGGCAACGTCAACACGC cTAGACCCGGTATGCTGGAATTGAAGGCGAAATTGAAATGGGACTCGTGGAAGTCGAAGGAGGACATGTCGCAAAACGATGCGAAAGAAGCATATGTTAAATTAGTTGAAACGTTGACggcaaaatataaataa